The stretch of DNA GTCAGTCAAAGTGTATGTCAGCTCCTGAAGCATGCTCTTAGTGTATGGCTTTGAATGTGCTCAATTCTAATTGGCTCCTGGGTTGGTGTGATGGGGGAGTGGGTGTGGTTCAGCTGGGGTTATCcctgcatgggtgtgtgtcgCTAGGCAGTGGTACAAGAGCATAATAAAACGGATAAATACAGATTGGGTAAATGGAGCGGGAGGCAGTGCAATGTTTTAGGGCAGACTTACCCACAGGTGTTTTCGTGCCCACAAGGAGCATCTGTTGTGCCCTCAAAGCATTTACCAGCCTGCAGTTGTCCCCATATATACATACGCTATCTTGGACACTGTTCAAGAGTCAtataaaacattcaaacatCAAACTGCCAGCCGTAATGATCGTATATGTGCGGCAGGGCTAATGTTTGAGGTTACTCCTCTCAGTCAGTGATTAATGCATCACTGTGCTGGCTACTTTCATACTTAGATTAGTGTCTGCCCCTGCATGACTTCTGCCCACGACCACGGCTCTAAAGCTGAGCATCCGCTGGCTCCTGGTATGAACCACTGCTCCTGGGCCGATTTGAAAATCCCAAGCCTGCCATAAAACCATGACGTAGGGCCATCAAAACACAAGTCAAAGCTGCATTAATTCTAGGAAAAGGCAAATCTGCCATTTCAGCTTCTCACGACAAACAGATTACTAGCTAAGGAAACACGCAGGAAGGAGTGCATCTTGCAATTATGACTGGGATGGTGTGCTTTTAGTATGTTCATTCTATTTGAGGAAAGGAGCcaagaaaaaaatgcatgatGCCAGTTGGCTTTTTCAATCCCACTGAGTCAGTGCAAAGTCTGTCCCAGTTCAGTCAGATTGGCTGAAAGCGCCAAAGCTGGCCACTCTGGTGTAGACCCCTAAAACAGAACCGAGTAAGTGGCTACCAGCAGCTCTAACACCACCAGATAATTTCCATTCCTGACATACAGAAGAGAAGGTGCTCCAGGAACAGTGTGGTGTTAGGCTAGGCCTGTTTGATGGGCATTTCTGGGCCAGTTCTGTGAAGCACAGGAACGTGTGCATTAATAAAGtgttcttctctccctctgcgGCAGTGCCCTGTCTTAACCCAGACCACGAGCACGCCCCTGCCGAGGAGCTTCcgccaaaccccccccaaatCCACGCATTGGAAAGCACCACCGCGGGACAGGCAGAACCTGTGCCAGTCGCCATGGGCAACATATTCACCAACCTGCTGAAGAGCCTGATCGGCAAGAAGGAGATGCGCATCCTGATGGTGGGGCTGGACGCGGCGGGGAAGACCACCATCCTCTACAAGCTCAAGCTGGGGGAGATCGTCACCACCATCCCCACCATCGGTACGACCGCCGCTCTCTTCACCGCCATTTTGGATTTCGCTCCAACCCCCGCCTTAGAGTTTCACTCTGCCCAGTCATTCACGCTTCTGCTGCATAATATTGAAGTTCACAAATGAGAGTCTACTACTAATCTACTGGTGAGGTGGCATGCATTAGTGTACACAGCTAATCAGCTAATTGAGCTGAGGCATCGCTGTGTACGGATAATTCGCTTAATGAGCTGAGGTAATTGGTAGAAAGGAGAACTTGCATACACGCACCGGCCCACCGGGAGTTCCCCGTCCCTGACAGAAAGAGACGCTTCAGCCGCACTGGGACCTGTGTAGGGATttatcccgcctggactacagATATAACCTGGGCAGGCTTCCATAGGTCTGCGCGGCGATGCGTCATTCGCGCAAAGGCTGGTGATTGGCAGCTGTCATCAGTGAGAGACGTGCCTCTCCTCTGATTGGCGTTGTTCTTTAGCCCCATAGGGCCTATAGGCTGGGATATAGTCCCAGATGAGTAATGGAAAGAGTGCCCGCAGTGTTTTTCGTGTGGGCGAGGGTGGCGCGGCAGTCACTGGCACAGTGGGCAGTTCCTGTTtggaggaaaaacaaaagagaTTTTGAAAGCGATTTTCTTTTAGGTCAGTACAGTTACAGAAGCCATACCGCAGTATCAGCGCGAGCAGTAGAGATCACCAAACCTCTCCGATTTGACTTATTCTGGGGAACAGAGGTGGGTAATGTATGGTATATACTGATGCAGTGGTCTACTCTCAGCCTGTATCATGATATGCTGAGGTCAGGCATCTCAAAGGTAGGCAACATTAGCATTCACGTGTTTGACTCACATTCTGTTCTCCAACTGGAATTAATTTTAGCTTTACATGAGCAAGGAATTCATTCCACCTTGACCGAAAAGTTCAAGGGCAGGAGGTCTATGCTGTGCAAGGCCATCCATCATCTCCCTCCCTGTTAGCGTTTAGCATGTTTGAAACCAGCCGCAGGGGAACTTTGGGGTGGATATTCTTAGTGCACATTAAGATGGTGGCCCTCGGGGTCATGCCTGGAAGGCATTTGCATGATTCGGCTGCAGTGCTCCTGACATGGGgctggaggagcagggaggctGATTTTCAACTGAGAAGGAAGGAAGGGGGGGCAGAACGATGttgactgaagtgactgaaATGTGCTGCTCTGTTCTTTCGCCCTGTCAGGGTTCAACGTGGAGACGGTGGAGTACAAGAACATCAGCTTCACGGTGTGGGACGTTGGCGGGCAGGACAAAATCCGGCCCCTCTGGAGGCACTACTTCCAGAACACGCAGGGTGAGCCAGTGAGCCCGTCTCAGTCAGGAGCTGGTAAAAATCACTCCACGCGAGGTTAGGAATGCTGACCAACTGTTAGTGGTGAAGATGGTCAGGGATGGGTTTCAAGCTCAGCTGGGATGCTTCTGCGGTCCTCTTGGGTAAAGTGGGTAACCTCGATTACATCAGGACAACAAAAGCTAAATAACAGTTGTGGTAATATCATTACGGAAGCTATAACATTAATACATTACCTCAGATATGGGCACTTGCAAAGAGGTGTTATTGTTCACCATTTGGAAAAGAAATTTAGGCTACcagaatctgttttttttttttttttttttttacctgaatGGTGTTCATCTGGATAAGAttaataaaaagaaactatgaaattaattaaaattaattgtatattgGGTATAACCAAGCAGAACAGTGCAAGTAAAAATGTGATGAAATGAGATACACTGACCAAGCAGGGATAAAGCATAGTTGTGCTTCGTGTTGGTCAGCTGTCCTGAGGATATTGTGCTATTTGAGTGTGAGTTTGCAGTGGTGTGTCCTCTGCAGGCCTGATCTTCGTGGTGGACAGTAACGATCGGGAGCGGGTGAACGAGGCGCGGGAGGAGCTCATGAGGATGCTGGCTGAGGATGAGCTGCGGGACGCCGTGCTCCTCGTGTTCGCCAACAAGCAGGCAGGCCACACCCATCCCTCCACCATCCCTCCACCatccctccctcatcactctgtccctccctccaccatccctccctcatcactctgtccctccctccaccatccctccctcatccctccacCATCCCTCCACCatccctccctcatccctccacCATCCCTCCAC from Conger conger chromosome 14, fConCon1.1, whole genome shotgun sequence encodes:
- the LOC133109871 gene encoding ADP-ribosylation factor 3-like; translation: MGNIFTNLLKSLIGKKEMRILMVGLDAAGKTTILYKLKLGEIVTTIPTIGFNVETVEYKNISFTVWDVGGQDKIRPLWRHYFQNTQGLIFVVDSNDRERVNEAREELMRMLAEDELRDAVLLVFANKQDLPNAMNAAEITDKLGLHSLRHRNWYIQATCATSGDGLYEGLDWLANQLKNKK